One genomic region from Rosa rugosa chromosome 1, drRosRugo1.1, whole genome shotgun sequence encodes:
- the LOC133737938 gene encoding uncharacterized protein LOC133737938 isoform X1 has protein sequence MKGKLLAWLLLMILSSLALTKSSSFHLEHHQGDINLSRPIVQEQETIHGVLGTMRLNGSEEDYGRGSNKEQEDLVVSEKGQKGKTGVYGGANVAHHPRQQKSSATPRPNLIAKTMLHVSFTLVLIFSSRLL, from the exons ATGAAGGGAAAATTACTCGCATGGTTGCTGTTGATGATCCTATCAAGCTTGGCTCTCACAAAGAGTAGTTCTTTCCATTTGGAACATCATCAAGGTGATATTAACCTCTCAAGGCCCATCGTACAAGAACAAGAAACTATTCATG GTGTACTTGGCACAATGAGACTGAATGGATCAGAAGAAGATTATGGACGAGGAAGCAACAAAGAACAAGAAGATTTGGTTGTTTCAGAAAAGGGACAGAAAGGGAAAACAGGAGTTTATGGCGGTGCAAATGTTGCTCATCACCCCCGTCAACAGAAAAGTAGTGCAACACCCCGCCCTAATCTCATCGCAAAAACCATGTTGCACGTAAGCTTCACTTTGGTTCTTATTTTTTCCTCCAGATTACTCTAA
- the LOC133737938 gene encoding uncharacterized protein LOC133737938 isoform X2, translated as MKGKLLAWLLLMILSSLALTKSSSFHLEHHQGDINLSRPIVQEQETIHGVLGTMRLNGSEEDYGRGSNKEQEDLVVSEKGQKGKTGVYGGANVAHHPRQQKSSATPRPNLIAKTMLHVYV; from the exons ATGAAGGGAAAATTACTCGCATGGTTGCTGTTGATGATCCTATCAAGCTTGGCTCTCACAAAGAGTAGTTCTTTCCATTTGGAACATCATCAAGGTGATATTAACCTCTCAAGGCCCATCGTACAAGAACAAGAAACTATTCATG GTGTACTTGGCACAATGAGACTGAATGGATCAGAAGAAGATTATGGACGAGGAAGCAACAAAGAACAAGAAGATTTGGTTGTTTCAGAAAAGGGACAGAAAGGGAAAACAGGAGTTTATGGCGGTGCAAATGTTGCTCATCACCCCCGTCAACAGAAAAGTAGTGCAACACCCCGCCCTAATCTCATCGCAAAAACCATGTTGCAC GTATATGTTTGA